The following are encoded together in the Salvelinus fontinalis isolate EN_2023a chromosome 38, ASM2944872v1, whole genome shotgun sequence genome:
- the LOC129838148 gene encoding succinate-semialdehyde dehydrogenase, mitochondrial-like isoform X1 has product MGSFCLLRSRCLPRQVGLPLVMHRQYSLDISAQLLRTQGYVNGQWINAPSTFPVLDPATGEEIAKVADCGPAEAKLAVDAAYKAFYSWKQHTAKERSVLLRKWYDLLTLNKEDLAKLITFECGKPMKESLGEIAYAAGFLEWFSEEARRVYGDVVPSAAKDRKILLLKQPVGVASIITPWNFPSAMITRKVGAALAAGCTVVVKPAEDTPLSALALAELASQAGIPAGVFNVVPCSREKTPSVGTVLCTDPLVGKVSFTGSTATGKILLKHAADTIKRVSMELGGHAPFIVFDSADVDKAVAGAMNSKFRNSGQTCVCSNRFLVQSRIHDHFIEKLGKAMDAELRLGHGSDPNTTQGPLINVHASEKVEHQVMDAVSRGAKVLRGGKRLDGSFHQPTLLADVTTDMLCTREETFGPLLPVIRFSTEEEALAIANASHVGLAGYFFSQNVSQIWRVAENLEVGMVGVNEGLFSTPEASFGGVKQSGLGREGSKYGIEEYLDVKYMCFGGLTP; this is encoded by the exons ATGGGTAGTTTCTGTCTCCTAAGAAGTCGGTGTCTCCCCCGCCAGGTCGGCCTACCATTGGTCATGCATCGGCAATACAGCCTTGACATTTCCGCTCAGCTTCTCCGAACGCAGGGCTATGTGAACGGGCAATGGATCAATGCTCCATCTACCTTCCCAGTGCTGGACCCAGCGACGGGGGAAGAGATTGCGAAAGTCGCAGACTGTGGTCCAGCAGAAGCTAAACTAGCTGTCGACGCAGCCTACAAGGCATTCTACTCCTGGAAACAACACACAGCGAAA GAAAGAAGTGTCCTTCTACGGAAATGGTACGATCTGTTGACGTTGAACAAGGAGGACCTTGCTAAGCTGATCACCTTTGAGTGT GGCAAGCCCATGAAGGAGTCCCTGGGGGAGATTGCTTACGCTGCTGGCTTCCTGGAATGGTTCTCTGAGGAGGCGCGCCGTGTCTATGGGGATGTTGTGCCCTCGGCTGCCAAGGACCGTAAGATCCTTCTGCTAAAACAGCCTGTGGGCGTGGCCTCAATCATCACTCCG TGGAACTTCCCCAGTGCTATGATCACCAGGAAAGTGGGTGCTGCCCTGGCCGCGGGCTGCACCGTCGTGGTGAAGCCTGCCGAGGACACACCACTCTCTGCCCTGGCGCTCGCTGAG CTGGCGAGTCAGGCCGGGATCCCTGCGGGGGTGTTTAACGTGGTTCCCTGCTCCAGAGAGAAGACCCCCTCTGTTGGGACGGTCCTCTGCACAGACCCCCTGGTGGGGAAGGTCTCCTTCACTGGATCCACTGCCACTGGAAAG ATTCTCTTGAAGCACGCTGCCGACACCATCAAGAGGGTTTCAATGGAGCTGGGTGGCCATGCCCCTTTCATTGTGTTTGACAGTGCAGATGTGGACAAGGCTGTGGCGGGAGCCATGAACTCCAAGTTCAGGAACTCAGGACAG ACATGCGTCTGCTCCAACCGCTTCCTGGTCCAGAGTAGGATCCACGATCACTTCATAGAGAAGTTGGGGAAGGCCATGGACGCAGAGCTCCGTCTGGGCCACGGCTCTGACCCAAACACCACCCAGGGTCCCCTCATCAACGTCCATGCCTCTGAGAAG GTGGAGCACCAGGTAATGGATGCAGTGTCGCGGGGGGCCAAGGTCCTAAGGGGGGGGAAGCGTCTGGATGGCTCGTTCCATCAGCCCACTCTGCTGGCTGATGTCACCACAGACATGCTGTGTACCAGAGAGGAAACCTTCGGTCCTCTCCTGCCCGTCATCAG GTTTAGCACAGAGGAGGAAGCACTTGCCATTGCCAATGCATCTCATGTGGGTTTGGCAG GGTACTTCTTTTCCCAGAACGTCAGTCAGATCTGGCGGGTGGCGGAGAATCTGGAGGTAGGCATGGTGGGGGTCAACGAGGGTCTCTTCTCCACCCCAGAGGCCTCCTTCGGTGGGGTCAAACAATCGGGCCTGGGCCGTGAGGGCTCCAAGTACGGCATCGAGGAGTACCTGGACGTCAAGTACATGTGCTTTGGAGGGCTAACCCCCTGA
- the LOC129838148 gene encoding succinate-semialdehyde dehydrogenase, mitochondrial-like isoform X2: MGSFCLLRSRCLPRQVGLPLVMHRQYSLDISAQLLRTQGYVNGQWINAPSTFPVLDPATGEEIAKVADCGPAEAKLAVDAAYKAFYSWKQHTAKERSVLLRKWYDLLTLNKEDLAKLITFECGKPMKESLGEIAYAAGFLEWFSEEARRVYGDVVPSAAKDRKILLLKQPVGVASIITPWNFPSAMITRKVGAALAAGCTVVVKPAEDTPLSALALAELASQAGIPAGVFNVVPCSREKTPSVGTVLCTDPLVGKVSFTGSTATGKILLKHAADTIKRVSMELGGHAPFIVFDSADVDKAVAGAMNSKFRNSGQTCVCSNRFLVQSRIHDHFIEKLGKAMDAELRLGHGSDPNTTQGPLINVHASEKVEHQVMDAVSRGAKVLRGGKRLDGSFHQPTLLADVTTDMLCTREETFGPLLPVIRFSTEEEALAIANASHGTSFPRTSVRSGGWRRIWR; the protein is encoded by the exons ATGGGTAGTTTCTGTCTCCTAAGAAGTCGGTGTCTCCCCCGCCAGGTCGGCCTACCATTGGTCATGCATCGGCAATACAGCCTTGACATTTCCGCTCAGCTTCTCCGAACGCAGGGCTATGTGAACGGGCAATGGATCAATGCTCCATCTACCTTCCCAGTGCTGGACCCAGCGACGGGGGAAGAGATTGCGAAAGTCGCAGACTGTGGTCCAGCAGAAGCTAAACTAGCTGTCGACGCAGCCTACAAGGCATTCTACTCCTGGAAACAACACACAGCGAAA GAAAGAAGTGTCCTTCTACGGAAATGGTACGATCTGTTGACGTTGAACAAGGAGGACCTTGCTAAGCTGATCACCTTTGAGTGT GGCAAGCCCATGAAGGAGTCCCTGGGGGAGATTGCTTACGCTGCTGGCTTCCTGGAATGGTTCTCTGAGGAGGCGCGCCGTGTCTATGGGGATGTTGTGCCCTCGGCTGCCAAGGACCGTAAGATCCTTCTGCTAAAACAGCCTGTGGGCGTGGCCTCAATCATCACTCCG TGGAACTTCCCCAGTGCTATGATCACCAGGAAAGTGGGTGCTGCCCTGGCCGCGGGCTGCACCGTCGTGGTGAAGCCTGCCGAGGACACACCACTCTCTGCCCTGGCGCTCGCTGAG CTGGCGAGTCAGGCCGGGATCCCTGCGGGGGTGTTTAACGTGGTTCCCTGCTCCAGAGAGAAGACCCCCTCTGTTGGGACGGTCCTCTGCACAGACCCCCTGGTGGGGAAGGTCTCCTTCACTGGATCCACTGCCACTGGAAAG ATTCTCTTGAAGCACGCTGCCGACACCATCAAGAGGGTTTCAATGGAGCTGGGTGGCCATGCCCCTTTCATTGTGTTTGACAGTGCAGATGTGGACAAGGCTGTGGCGGGAGCCATGAACTCCAAGTTCAGGAACTCAGGACAG ACATGCGTCTGCTCCAACCGCTTCCTGGTCCAGAGTAGGATCCACGATCACTTCATAGAGAAGTTGGGGAAGGCCATGGACGCAGAGCTCCGTCTGGGCCACGGCTCTGACCCAAACACCACCCAGGGTCCCCTCATCAACGTCCATGCCTCTGAGAAG GTGGAGCACCAGGTAATGGATGCAGTGTCGCGGGGGGCCAAGGTCCTAAGGGGGGGGAAGCGTCTGGATGGCTCGTTCCATCAGCCCACTCTGCTGGCTGATGTCACCACAGACATGCTGTGTACCAGAGAGGAAACCTTCGGTCCTCTCCTGCCCGTCATCAG GTTTAGCACAGAGGAGGAAGCACTTGCCATTGCCAATGCATCTCAT GGTACTTCTTTTCCCAGAACGTCAGTCAGATCTGGCGGGTGGCGGAGAATCTGGAGGTAG